One Cydia splendana chromosome 21, ilCydSple1.2, whole genome shotgun sequence genomic region harbors:
- the LOC134801353 gene encoding claspin-like, which translates to MGSCLREMVIQMLLKHVRNQDKPRKRGRPRKTLGKIVSDDSDSDSQDLKPRRSSNDLEDATTTQNQDLPRNREIPRKGTLSGDIEDETASHNHCPPRKQVKPLKFSDESVSEDSDSPECQQERFGTLSGDIEDENASQNHYPPRKQVKPLKFSDESLSEDSDSQHWRSERLDKASEDISTSQNQRRKPGRTLKFLDESLSEDSDSLKGRPEISNTLDSRLQDDNTSQNQEHSSKRGRPPEYVDEDTPEVGASQRSTPERFSAYLVSGHIEGESTYLDSTRIDVETASQNQDQPRKRGRPRKYIDGKPIGGKLQNPDQPRKRGRPRKYVDGKPSGEKSQNSNLQHESASQNQEHPRKGGRNTPQSQEHPKKRVIPRPRKSLDRNVYEDSNSDKSTPERLRTYSDSSLQEGEGASQKQEYQRERRRPLKSLDEDHSEASASQRSTPEKSSIYLDSSHKEDKSPSRNQEPPRKRRRPRKSIDGSVLELSASKKGSPESSSKFDLSIQDQSTSRPHQYVAGNPPKGNISKRSTPERSSTYLSSRLLQDSSALQSQEHPRKSWGESTLQNRTPETASTDMNSSLQEDNNASNNQAQPRKRNRASKSMDGSLLEASASQKTTPGKQSRASIYLKVVSCSQKEKYPGTKSVQVTLSEVVNILQERRPERVKPSKYVEDPSDSQNKVHPSKQGKPCKSIEFPKISILHREPERPSPCLNWKPLGNASTPQNQGHPSKPERFSKYVERSLPDISAIQDTSAEASLLRNKTEEYSETKVISFDQF; encoded by the coding sequence AATCAAGACAAACCAAGGAAACGGGGAAGACCTCGCAAAACTCTGGGCAAAATTGTTTCAGATGACAGTGACTCAGACTCGCAGGACTTGAAACCTCGAAGATCCAGCAACGACTTGGAAGATGCAACCACCACACAAAACCAAGACCTACCAAGGAATCGAGAAATACCTCGCAAAGGCACACTCAGCGGAGACATAGAAGACGAAACCGCCTCACATAATCACTGCCCTCCAAGGAAACAAGTAAAACCCCTCAAATTCTCGGATGAAAGTGTTTCAGAAGACAGCGACTCGCCCGAGTGCCAACAAGAAAGATTCGGCACTCTCAGCGGAGACATAGAAGACGAAAACGCCTCACAGAATCACTACCCACCAAGGAAACAAGTAAAACCCCTCAAATTCTCGGATGAAAGTCTTTCAGAAGACAGCGACTCGCAGCATTGGCGATCAGAAAGACTCGACAAAGCCTCAGAAGATATAAGTACCTCGCAAAATCAGCGAAGGAAACCCGGAAGAACCTTAAAATTCTTGGACGAAAGTCTTTCAGAAGATAGCGACTCGCTAAAGGGAAGACCAGAAATATCCAATACGTTAGACTCTAGACTTCAAGATGATAATACTTCGCAGAATCAGGAGCATTCAAGTAAACGGGGAAGACCGCCCGAATATGTGGACGAAGACACACCAGAGGTAGGCGCCTCGCAGAGGAGCACCCCAGAGAGATTCAGCGCATATTTAGTCTCGGGTCATATAGAAGGTGAAAGCACATATTTAGATTCGACACGTATAGACGTTGAAACCGCCTCACAGAACCAGGACCAACCGAGAAAACGAGGTAGACCCCGTAAATACATTGATGGCAAGCCTATAGGCGGAAAATTGCAGAATCCAGACCAACCTAGGAAACGGGGAAGACCTCGTAAGTATGTGGATGGAAAGCCTTCAGGAGAAAAATCGCAGAATTCAAATCTCCAACATGAAAGCGCCTCACAAAACCAGGAACATCCAAGGAAAGGGGGAAGAAACACCCCGCAAAGCCAAGAGCACCCTAAAAAACGAGTAATACCAAGACCTCGTAAATCCTTAGACAGGAATGTTTACGAAGACAGCAACTCTGATAAGAGCACCCCAGAAAGATTGAGAACATACTCGGATTCGAGTCTCCAAGAAGGTGAAGGCGCCTCACAGAAACAGGAATACCAAAGGGAAAGGAGAAGACCTCTTAAATCCTTGGACGAGGACCATTCAGAAGCAAGTGCTTCGCAGAGGAGCACCCCAGAAAAATCCAGCATATACTTGGATTCGAGTCATAAAGAAGATAAAAGCCCCTCACGGAACCAGGAGCCGCCAAGGAAAAGAAGAAGACCTCGTAAATCCATCGATGGGAGTGTTCTAGAACTAAGCGCCTCGAAGAAGGGTTCTCCAGAAAGTAGCAGCAAATTTGACTTGAGTATTCAAGATCAAAGCACCTCAAGACCGCACCAATACGTAGCTGGAAACCCTCCAAAAGGAAACATCTCTAAGAGGAGTACTCCAGAAAGATCCAGCACATATTTAAGCTCGAGACTTTTACAAGATAGTAGCGCCTTGCAGAGTCAGGAGCACCCAAGGAAATCTTGGGGAGAGAGCACTTTGCAAAACAGGACCCCTGAAACAGCCAGCACAGACATGAATTCGAGTCTTCAAGAAGATAATAACGCCTCTAATAACCAAGCACAACCAAGAAAACGAAACAGAGCAAGCAAATCCATGGATGGGAGTCTTTTAGAAGCGAGCGCCTCACAAAAGACGACGCCAGGAAAACAATCAAGAGCCAGCATATACTTAAAGGTTGTAAGCTGTTCACAGAAGGAGAAGTATCCAGGAACGAAATCTGTACAAGTGACCCTTTCGGAAGTAGTGAACATCTTGCAAGAGAGGAGACCAGAAAGGGTAAAACCCAGCAAATACGTAGAGGATCCAAGCGATTCACAGAACAAAGTACATCCAAGTAAACAAGGAAAACCTTGCAAATCCATAGAATTTCCGAAAATAAGCATCTTGCACAGGGAACCAGAAAGACCTAGCCCATGCTTAAACTGGAAACCTCTTGGAAATGCAAGCACCCCGCAGAACCAAGGACACCCAAGTAAACCAGAACGATTCAGCAAATACGTCGAGAGAAGTCTTCCAGATATAAGCGCCATTCAGGACACTTCGGCTGAGGCTAGTTTGTTGCGAAACAAAACAGAAGAATATTCTGAAACGAAAGTGATTAGTTTCGATCAATTCTAG